The DNA window aaaacGGATGTCTCTTTATGTCCGCGGCGCCCATTTTGGAGCCCAACCTTTTAGATTCATTCTTGGAAAGAAGTTTCCGGATCAAGTCTTTGCAATGCCTGGATATTTCGTGGTGTTCAGGGAATGTGACCtcgtttttcaaaatgttgCAGAATGTTTCATTGGTGTTTTCACCTTTGAATGGCGTGCACCCAAATAACATTTCATAGATGAGTATTCCTAAAGTCCACCAGTCAACTGCAGCGGTGTGGCCATTACCACGAATGACTTCTGGTGCAATGTATTCCTCTGTTCCCACAAAGGAGTTCGTTCTGAAACCTTCAGAAAAAACCTTCGTATCGACCATTGAACTCTGGGTAGCTACTCTTTTGACCGGTTTCGCCGCATCGTTTGCTTGGACAGACAAATCAAAGTCGGAAAGCATGATATGACCTGATTTATGcaacaaaatattttccGGTTTCAAATCTCTGTATATAAACCCAAGCAGATGCAAGTACTCCAAAGCGGCTGTTACCTCGCTGGCGTAAAACCTTGCATCATCTTCTGAAATGGATTTAGCCTTCCTTGTTTGCAAAGCCCTGAAAAACTCACCCCCCATGCAGTATTCCATGCACAGATAGACATAATCTTCCGTTTGGAAAGAATGGTATAATGTTACAACGAATGGGTGGTTACTGGTCGCTAATATTTCCTGCTCTGTTAGAATCCTTTGAACTTTTTTCCGTTTGATCATTTCCCTCTTTGTGAAGACCTTCAGTGCGTAAAGTCGGTTCGTTTCCTTTTCTCTTACCAAGAACACTTTACCCACGTCACCCTGGCCCAGCATCCGTATCTTTTCAAAGGATTGTGGACCTACTTTGACGTCCTCAAATTTGTTACCAAATGATTTGTTTCTCAAACGTTGCGAGCGTTTCGGTTCTATAAAATAATGTGATTTGGGTAAAGATGCACTGGTGCTTCGATTCCCAAAATTCCCCGTGGCCGACTCCGGTTCTGAGGCGGCACGAACCAGTTTCCTTTTAGGCGTCCCCAAAGTCTGTGCTTTGTCCAGGGAAAGTGGTGTCCCCGCGGAAGAGGGTATATTTGGGGACGGAGTAGCAGAACCTGTGCTGTTATTTGACGTGTAAGCAGAATGAATCTCTCTTGATGGAAACTGTCTGGGTTCACTCGGTGGCGGCGAATCATCGCCATCGATACCAACGATAATCGACGGGAAGGGCTGCAGATTTTCATGCGAGCCCATATTGGAAGTGGACGTGTCCCCCAACGAGACAGTATTAACTTGGGCCCTTCCACTAAACGAAGAGTGGGGCCGATCTGCCAAGTCCGTTGCATTATAGAACTGGTCCAGTTCCTCGTTCTCTTTAATTCCATTCAACGACATATTGCTTGGCGTTCTCTGTTCAAAGCTCCCAGGCGTGGATCCATTGTTCTGATTCACGGATAAGTGTTCGAATAATGCCGCTGCGTTGTTAAAGTCATCCTGCTGGTCCGTTTGTTGTGGTAACTTATCCCGTCCAAATCCCGGACTAGATGAATTGCTGGTTTTAAAATATGTTCTGTTCTTCCCCTCTACCCCTGTGTAGTTGTCATAGTCCTGCAAAGTGTTATTCCCAACAATCacagattttgaagaggatCGCTTGCTACCAGCCTCATCGACATCAAAGCCACTCGGAGACATGGCCATTTTGGGATCCTCTGTTGAGTAAGGATGGTAGTGTTTTTCTATATGGACGTGCCCTGGGTTTTGTAGAGTCTTTTGTTTCCCAGTGCCAGTTGGGTTATTCAATGACGAGACAGGTGATGGTTTTGTTGTACCAACTGGGGTCATTGGCGATACGTACCTTGATTTATTATGGCTGTCACTTGGGTGTTCATAGTCCAAAGTGCCCGCACTGTTGTGGAACATGCTTCtcaactttgaaaaccTGCCTGCCGTTTTATCGTTGTTCTGTTGATCTTCTTTACCCATCCCGGAGACCATAGGTACAGGCACAGGAGCTTGGATTTCCTTGGAATTGCTTGTCGATCTTTTCGTCCACGATTTCTTCGACAACAGTTTAGAGAAAGAGACGCTTCTGACTCTCTCGCTGCCTGCGCCGGGTCTTGCACGCTGGCTTTCCTCTTCGGTCATTTTCAACATCCGGGATCACACGTCAGTGTATAGATAGTTCCAACGTTTTACGAATCCAACGTCTCCAGCTCTTGAGAACGTAAGGGGTGGGCgtcgagagaaacgagaGGTACTCAGTGGTAACCAAATTGGGAGCAGGGGAAAAAACTGAGAAAGAAGATACCTCTTCTCAAA is part of the Huiozyma naganishii CBS 8797 chromosome 4, complete genome genome and encodes:
- the FPK1 gene encoding serine/threonine protein kinase FPK1 (similar to Saccharomyces cerevisiae KIN82 (YCR091W) and YNR047W; ancestral locus Anc_6.371) — its product is MLKMTEEESQRARPGAGSERVRSVSFSKLLSKKSWTKRSTSNSKEIQAPVPVPMVSGMGKEDQQNNDKTAGRFSKLRSMFHNSAGTLDYEHPSDSHNKSRYVSPMTPVGTTKPSPVSSLNNPTGTGKQKTLQNPGHVHIEKHYHPYSTEDPKMAMSPSGFDVDEAGSKRSSSKSVIVGNNTLQDYDNYTGVEGKNRTYFKTSNSSSPGFGRDKLPQQTDQQDDFNNAAALFEHLSVNQNNGSTPGSFEQRTPSNMSLNGIKENEELDQFYNATDLADRPHSSFSGRAQVNTVSLGDTSTSNMGSHENLQPFPSIIVGIDGDDSPPPSEPRQFPSREIHSAYTSNNSTGSATPSPNIPSSAGTPLSLDKAQTLGTPKRKLVRAASEPESATGNFGNRSTSASLPKSHYFIEPKRSQRLRNKSFGNKFEDVKVGPQSFEKIRMLGQGDVGKVFLVREKETNRLYALKVFTKREMIKRKKVQRILTEQEILATSNHPFVVTLYHSFQTEDYVYLCMEYCMGGEFFRALQTRKAKSISEDDARFYASEVTAALEYLHLLGFIYRDLKPENILLHKSGHIMLSDFDLSVQANDAAKPVKRVATQSSMVDTKVFSEGFRTNSFVGTEEYIAPEVIRGNGHTAAVDWWTLGILIYEMLFGCTPFKGENTNETFCNILKNEVTFPEHHEISRHCKDLIRKLLSKNESKRLGSKMGAADIKRHPFFKKVQWSFLRNQDPPLIPKLTDDGFDFATYPSGKDKNKDRDTAVAVRERDMFEEEVENEEGLPSDDPFCDFSSMSLMQTDNSSLIYGDNNSYGKISYTPNANRSRSNSHRGFFTKRG